One genomic window of Cololabis saira isolate AMF1-May2022 chromosome 3, fColSai1.1, whole genome shotgun sequence includes the following:
- the LOC133440753 gene encoding zinc finger protein 239-like, with product MKHEDVEVDVSLVNVALVKVENGEPGPNCGQLLLHTSPEAQIKDEEGTESLRSDTSKTADPEPMRRHGDHEDAAFPSDSNCKSKLTRTHTGKKAFSCSTCRKEFSRSSILMDHMKIHTGERPYLCSTCGRSFRKSSTFKNHKMIHTGEKPYICKICGKSYRQRTSLVVHSRTHTGERPYLCNTCGKTFTHLSDLKRHITTHTGEKPYSCKTCGKSYTDRSGLLVHRREALHLQNMWKELQATFPPGESLEDPHRRKAVPVQHLQQNLY from the coding sequence atgaagcacgaggacgtagaggtggatgtctcattggtcaatgtcgctcttgtgaaagttgaaaatggtgaaccaggaccaaactgtggccagctgctgttgcacacttctcctgaagctcaaatcaaagatgaggaagggactgaaagtttacgctcagacaccagtaaaactgcagatccggagccaatgagacgacacggtgaccacgaagatgctgctttcccgtcagacagcaactgtaaatcaaagctgaccaggacccacacggggaagaaggcgttttcttgcagcacttgcaggaaagagttcagtagaagtagtattttaatggatcacatgaagatccacactggtgaaaggccgtacctgtgcagcACCTGCGGAAGATCGTTTAGAAAATCATCAACATTCAAGAACCATAAAATGATCCACACAGGCGAGAAGCCGTACATCTGCAAaatatgtggaaaaagttacaggcaacGTACCagcctggtggttcactcgaggacccacaccggcgaaaggccgtacctgtgcaacacctgcggaaaaacctttactcatTTATCggatcttaaacggcacataaccacgcacacgggcgagaagccctacagctgcaaaacatgtggaaaaagttacacagaCCGTTCCGGCCTGCTGGTACacaggcgagaagccctacatctgcaaaacatgtggaaagagttacaAGCAACGTTCCCACCTGGTGagtcactcgaggacccacaccggcgaaaagccgtacctgtgcaacacttgCAGCAAAACCTATACTAG